The proteins below are encoded in one region of Helianthus annuus cultivar XRQ/B chromosome 2, HanXRQr2.0-SUNRISE, whole genome shotgun sequence:
- the LOC110902075 gene encoding uncharacterized protein LOC110902075, protein MSESKGQEDMDKEAFEQWKLRWQKNYTTPREEMFRFERFQENLRLEEANSGNSGPSQPPWMALDSDAAALRELEEYLLLVCNHSGDVSSDSDTDSEGRELRASGYHKVFLREQNEDGTFRMDTFYSKNPTHPISDVGARYYKGQSGRKKDDIKEEEKRQKSGCGGCCSGSGTGT, encoded by the exons ATGTCTGAATCCAAAGGTCAAGAGGACATGGACAAGGAGGCTTTTGAGCAATGGAAATTAAGGTGGCAAAAAAACTACACTACCCCTCGAGAGGAGATGTTTAGATTCGAAAGATTTCAAGAAAATCTCCGTCTAGAAGAGGCTAATTCTGGTAATTCGGGACCATCACAACCACCTTGGATGGCTTTGGACAGTGATGCGGCGGCCCTGCGTGAACTCGAGGAGTACCTGCTACTAGTTTGTAACCATTCCGGTGATGTATCTTCTGATAGTGATACTGATAGCGAGGGGCGTGAGCTTAGAGCCAGTGGCTACCATAAGGTTTTCCTCCGAGAACAAAATGAGGATGGTACATTCCGCATGGACACTTTTTACTCGAAAAATCCAACGCATCCAATTTCTGATGTGGGCGCAAGGTATTATAAAGGCCAAA GTGGTCGTAAAAAAGATGATATCAAAGAGGAGGAGAAACGCCAAAAATCAGGCTGTGGAGGATGCTGCAGTGGCAGTGGAACCGGAACCTGA